A single region of the Lycium barbarum isolate Lr01 chromosome 2, ASM1917538v2, whole genome shotgun sequence genome encodes:
- the LOC132628390 gene encoding uncharacterized protein LOC132628390 yields MAKVYTQEDFDELMGKVEKADFRVAEYLELDGREKWARVYATANRGWTTTSNIEECINSHLVAAGELPIFDFLEEVEPSTEYLYTVYDAGRRFIVNLDNKTSSCRIFQIDKIPCPHAWAVIKKKNLMADDYCSELFKPHTVVKTYDAAVDPLPDEREWKIPTYISKDVVFPPRYKRPPGRPKKKRDKPLFELLLEKKRHACSTCGQTRHNRRSCSNAPRRK; encoded by the exons ATGGCAAAAGTGTACACACAGGAAGATTTTGATGAGCTTATGGGGAAAGTTGAGAAGGCAGATTTTCGGGTGGCAGAGTATTTGGAATTGGATGGAAGAGAGAAGTGGGCTAGAGTGTATGCAACTGCTAACCGAGGGTGGACAACGACTTCAAACATAGAAGAGTGTATTAATAGTCACCTTGTAGCAGCAGGAGAGCTTCCTATATTTGATTTTCtagaagaa GTCGAACCATCAACCGAATACTTGTACACAGTATATGATGCAGGAAGACGTTTCATCGTTAACTTGGACAACAAAACTTCCAGTTGTCGGATATTTCAAATAGACAAAATTCCATGCCCACATGCATGGGCTGTCATTAAGAAGAAAAATCTAATGGCTGATGATTACTGTTCCGAATTGTTCAAACCGCACACCGTGGTGAAGACGTATGATGCCGCCGTGGATCCTCTCCCTGACGAGCGGGAATGGAAGATTCCAACATACATATCAAAGGATGTGGTTTTTCCACCAAGATACAAGAGACCTCCTGGTAGGCCGAAGAAAAAGCGTGATAAGCCGTTATTTGAATTgcttcttgaaaaaaaaagaCATGCTTGCAGT